One genomic region from Armatimonadota bacterium encodes:
- a CDS encoding secondary thiamine-phosphate synthase enzyme YjbQ yields MVYQSEININTRESHEMHDLTNQIATIVRESGVIKGIVNVFNIGSTGAVGTIEFEPGLAKDLPAILNRMIPPSRDYAHEKTWHDGNGHSHLQATLLGPSLTVPIADGKLVLGTWQQIFFLECDIKPRRRTILVTVYGE; encoded by the coding sequence ATGGTTTATCAATCTGAGATAAACATCAACACTCGTGAAAGCCACGAAATGCATGATCTTACGAACCAAATTGCAACAATTGTCCGCGAGTCAGGAGTAATCAAGGGCATTGTCAATGTTTTTAATATCGGAAGCACCGGGGCTGTCGGCACGATTGAGTTTGAGCCAGGGCTTGCCAAAGATTTGCCAGCAATTCTCAACCGAATGATTCCGCCCAGTCGCGATTACGCCCATGAAAAAACCTGGCATGATGGAAACGGCCATTCGCATCTTCAAGCTACGCTTCTCGGACCTTCGCTAACTGTCCCAATTGCGGATGGAAAGCTGGTCCTAGGGACTTGGCAACAGATATTCTTTCTCGAATGCGATATCAAGCCCCGCCGCCGCACAATTCTTGTGACGGTATATGGAGAATAG
- a CDS encoding RidA family protein → MTKQPVVTSRAPAAIGPYSQAIRAGEFLFISGQIGVDPATGKFVEGDTAAQTDRALRNIMNILEDSGATLNDVVKTTIYLADLNDFAIVNEVYARYFDTEPPARATVEVSRLPKDAKVEIEAIAWLGQ, encoded by the coding sequence ATGACAAAACAACCAGTTGTTACATCACGTGCCCCTGCTGCAATTGGTCCTTATTCACAAGCAATTCGAGCTGGCGAGTTTCTATTTATCTCCGGTCAAATAGGGGTCGACCCAGCTACGGGCAAATTCGTAGAGGGAGACACAGCAGCCCAGACAGACCGGGCTTTGCGAAATATCATGAACATTCTCGAGGATTCTGGAGCAACGCTTAACGATGTGGTAAAAACAACAATTTATCTGGCTGATTTGAACGACTTTGCGATTGTAAATGAAGTATATGCTAGATATTTCGATACCGAACCCCCTGCACGAGCCACCGTTGAGGTCTCCAGATTGCCAAAAGATGCCAAAGTTGAAATCGAAGCGATTGCCTGGTTGGGTCAATAA
- a CDS encoding diguanylate cyclase has product MRKLKLKGNLESRLCILTSGLLFALLLAVGHLVISEQSKALNDQKTDKYQVLSRILALSFSPITEVGDMNKYRAFAERFMKADADILFVVINEPSGKTIFAQSRLSKDYNQKHPFGRQSSKLLRFLRTLDLSEGKNFQIVNIPTMIKPGEMGTIGVGFGTQTVDMIIEGLQARLLCVFAVAFLVGLVGTISLARTISRPIKQLTAAARAISSGNLDVAIPIKSADEIGELSRAFNHMVVALKESRDRLIERANTDGLTDLYNHRYFQERLGKELSRAERYGRPLSIIMLDIDHFKALNDTHGHPVGDVVLQEVAKLLVSSVRDIDVVSRYGGEEFAIILPESQASEAVAVAERLRSAVRRHCFIGKDGQSIPVTISLGVAQYPIHSTEREGLIMAADLAMYQAKSMGRNRVVAFSSDFSTDKSADPYRLYLLLHATDISTIEAIAAAVDAKEQREPGTSCAVMQDAVALAEALGLSEQERNDVKIASLLHDIGKLGISASILRKKGDLTEEEKRVIRSHPALGYAIVQKSPHLKSMLPGILYHHEAWDGSGYPNCLKGEEIPLIARIIAIVDAYHAMMTDRVHGKKMTPDEAKEELQRCAGTQFDPNLVELFINILDRRKADNRMAA; this is encoded by the coding sequence ATGAGGAAGTTAAAATTAAAAGGCAATCTTGAGTCAAGATTGTGCATCTTGACTTCGGGATTGCTTTTTGCATTACTCCTTGCTGTGGGGCATTTAGTTATCTCGGAACAATCAAAAGCTCTCAATGATCAAAAAACCGATAAATACCAGGTACTCTCAAGAATTCTCGCGCTTTCGTTTTCTCCTATAACTGAAGTAGGTGATATGAACAAATATAGAGCATTTGCTGAGAGATTTATGAAGGCGGATGCTGACATCTTGTTTGTAGTTATAAATGAACCAAGCGGGAAGACTATATTTGCCCAAAGCCGACTGTCTAAGGATTACAATCAGAAGCACCCATTTGGTCGTCAGTCTTCAAAACTTCTACGCTTCCTTCGAACACTTGACCTTTCTGAAGGTAAAAACTTCCAAATTGTGAACATTCCAACAATGATTAAGCCTGGGGAAATGGGCACGATTGGAGTCGGCTTTGGCACTCAGACGGTTGATATGATTATTGAGGGTTTGCAAGCGCGATTGTTATGCGTTTTTGCTGTAGCTTTTCTTGTAGGGTTGGTAGGAACAATCTCATTGGCGAGGACAATAAGCAGGCCAATAAAGCAGCTTACCGCGGCAGCCCGGGCTATTTCTTCCGGTAATTTAGATGTTGCAATACCAATAAAGTCTGCCGATGAAATTGGAGAGCTTTCAAGAGCGTTCAACCATATGGTTGTGGCTCTTAAAGAAAGTAGAGATCGCTTAATTGAACGTGCTAACACTGATGGACTTACGGACCTTTATAATCACCGTTATTTTCAGGAGCGCTTAGGAAAGGAGTTAAGTCGGGCTGAGCGATATGGCCGACCACTTTCCATCATTATGTTGGATATTGACCACTTCAAGGCGCTGAATGATACGCATGGGCATCCTGTCGGGGATGTTGTGCTCCAAGAAGTTGCCAAATTGCTTGTCAGCTCGGTGCGAGATATTGATGTAGTCAGCCGCTATGGAGGTGAAGAGTTCGCTATTATACTTCCAGAGTCCCAGGCGTCCGAGGCTGTTGCTGTTGCAGAAAGACTTAGGTCAGCAGTAAGGAGGCACTGCTTCATTGGTAAAGATGGTCAAAGCATCCCTGTTACCATCAGCTTAGGGGTGGCGCAGTACCCTATTCACAGTACTGAGCGCGAAGGCTTGATAATGGCTGCTGATTTAGCCATGTACCAGGCGAAGTCTATGGGCAGAAACCGCGTAGTTGCGTTTAGTAGTGACTTTTCAACGGACAAGTCTGCTGACCCATACCGACTTTATTTACTGCTTCATGCTACTGATATTAGTACAATCGAGGCCATAGCCGCAGCAGTAGATGCAAAGGAGCAGAGAGAACCCGGTACATCTTGCGCCGTAATGCAAGATGCTGTTGCCCTAGCAGAAGCGCTTGGCTTATCGGAACAAGAACGAAATGACGTAAAGATTGCAAGCTTATTGCATGACATCGGCAAGCTTGGCATCTCTGCTTCTATTTTGAGGAAGAAAGGGGATCTTACCGAGGAAGAAAAGCGAGTCATTAGAAGTCATCCAGCCTTAGGCTATGCTATTGTTCAGAAATCGCCTCATCTGAAGTCAATGCTTCCAGGAATTCTTTATCATCATGAAGCTTGGGATGGAAGCGGTTATCCGAACTGTTTAAAGGGTGAAGAAATTCCTTTGATAGCTCGAATAATTGCAATTGTAGATGCTTACCATGCAATGATGACGGACAGAGTGCACGGCAAAAAGATGACACCTGATGAAGCAAAGGAAGAGCTGCAGCGTTGTGCAGGCACACAATTCGACCCAAATCTGGTAGAGCTGTTCATTAATATATTAGACAGAAGGAAAGCAGATAACAGGATGGCGGCATAA
- a CDS encoding carbohydrate kinase produces the protein MPDVVCLGEALIDFIPLESVVPLMEVTTFKKAPGGAPANVAAGLSKLGNPSAFVGKVGDDPFGHFLEKTFRENGVDTSRLIFDKTALTGLAFVALSAEGVPEFMFYRNPSADMLLRQDELDMQFIKSAKAFHFGSITLISEPCKSATEAAIKCSVENNLLISYDPNLRKPLWPSLDQAKKQMLAAMIYPHVVKVSEEELAFLTNKYNVSEGAKELISSYPNIALLAVTLGAEGCYFRTTRLEGYEAALNVKVVDTTGAGDGFVAGMLSYLLSLTINPNEIAELEEDEIHKIFKFANAVAGITTTKHGAITALPTRTEVETLIKQ, from the coding sequence ATGCCTGACGTTGTCTGCCTTGGCGAAGCATTAATAGATTTCATTCCGCTGGAGAGCGTAGTGCCACTAATGGAAGTCACAACCTTCAAGAAGGCACCCGGTGGCGCACCTGCCAATGTAGCTGCAGGGCTTTCAAAGCTAGGCAATCCCAGTGCATTCGTAGGCAAAGTTGGCGATGACCCTTTCGGCCACTTCCTTGAAAAAACATTCCGAGAGAATGGCGTTGATACTAGCCGATTGATTTTTGATAAAACAGCGCTTACTGGCCTTGCCTTCGTCGCTCTAAGCGCAGAAGGTGTCCCAGAGTTCATGTTCTACCGCAACCCCAGCGCCGACATGCTGCTCAGACAAGATGAGCTTGACATGCAATTCATCAAATCCGCCAAGGCTTTCCATTTCGGCTCTATAACGCTTATATCCGAACCGTGCAAATCTGCGACCGAAGCAGCAATAAAATGCTCAGTTGAAAACAACCTTTTAATCTCATACGACCCCAACCTAAGAAAGCCCCTTTGGCCAAGTCTCGACCAAGCCAAGAAGCAAATGCTAGCGGCAATGATTTATCCGCATGTAGTCAAAGTAAGCGAAGAAGAACTAGCATTCTTGACCAACAAGTACAACGTATCCGAAGGAGCAAAAGAATTAATTAGCAGTTATCCGAACATTGCCCTTCTAGCTGTGACCCTTGGTGCTGAAGGTTGCTATTTCAGAACCACACGACTTGAAGGATATGAGGCAGCCTTAAACGTCAAAGTAGTTGACACCACAGGCGCTGGTGACGGTTTCGTCGCTGGAATGCTATCTTATCTCTTGTCGTTAACCATAAATCCAAACGAGATAGCTGAGCTTGAAGAAGATGAAATCCATAAAATATTTAAGTTTGCAAATGCTGTAGCCGGAATAACAACAACCAAACATGGAGCAATAACTGCGCTCCCCACGCGCACTGAGGTTGAAACACTCATTAAACAATAA
- a CDS encoding PQQ-binding-like beta-propeller repeat protein has product MFRHDLRHTGASPIHDPPMASTFWKYYTGGGYGSCAIGPDGTIYIGAGSYLNALYPDGRLKWKCLIGTVDRSSPAIAADGTVYVGSTNDMLYAVNPNGTVKWSYLTGGDVTSSPAIGPDGTVYVGSRDGKLYAINPDGTLKWATQCGTSVHTSSPAVGPDGTIYVGSYDKNLYAINPDGSEKWRFPTGAEVLSSPAITADGNTIYFSSWDRKLYAVNKNSTLLWTFPIALKSGSTSSSPAIAPDGTIYIGSNYGTLHAISPVGTEIWRFETGSDIRSSPAVSADGTIYFGTWDGYLYALNPNGTLKWRFLAKSGIYASPAISADGTVVVDATDGYVYGGLRGTPPAANPPSNLTAAAISETQVHLQWQDNSNNEYGFRIERRLVPNLNFTLVAVVGAGVTSYDDSGVGSGLTYCYRVCAYQEGGNSGYTNEACVTMPGLAAPTDLVAVGISESEVSLTWRDWSATELGFAIERMTGPNGHFRQIAVVGPNVTSYTDMGLARAETYYYRIRSFDAMRYSIYSNEAWAQTHGMVFSDVTLGNTSRKQMALTFDAGVTPIRPGLLDILRQYKVYSTFFITGKVAEAEPWNVVQAAVDGHYIGNRTYTHPNLTTCSDEEVIYQLTKTDDVLYSICGHHARPYFRAPGLDRDERVLALAQSVGYRDIACTAGGGDFGGWTVEQIINNTLSNARNGCIMLYHCSPENTEIAMPTIITELRNRGYELVTVPEILAPEVVTSPAGLINPGWNLISIPTEPANPNPLVVFRNVEIDGNLYRWDKDFVSYFSFDSWDVETFGTISPDEGYWLYTTTPVIIKCAGAQPSAARHIKLAQKSPSSVQWTVIGYPFSIAQPISNCSVNNPNATDSKERPIAEAAASGWILSTFWWWDSACGSLRTVGLPDDWPDTTQLEPWRGYCVQSFTNGLDLIIPKP; this is encoded by the coding sequence ATGTTTCGCCATGACCTTCGACACACGGGTGCAAGTCCAATCCATGACCCACCTATGGCTTCAACCTTCTGGAAATATTATACGGGTGGTGGGTACGGATCTTGTGCAATCGGGCCTGACGGCACTATTTACATCGGCGCTGGTTCATATCTAAATGCTTTGTACCCAGATGGCAGGCTAAAGTGGAAATGCTTAATCGGCACCGTAGATCGCTCAAGTCCGGCAATTGCAGCAGATGGAACGGTATATGTCGGCTCAACCAATGACATGCTCTATGCTGTCAACCCCAACGGCACTGTAAAATGGAGTTATCTAACGGGGGGTGATGTAACAAGTTCTCCGGCAATCGGACCAGATGGAACTGTTTATGTCGGCTCAAGGGATGGTAAGTTGTATGCAATAAACCCCGATGGAACGCTAAAATGGGCGACGCAGTGCGGCACTAGTGTGCATACTTCATCGCCGGCAGTCGGGCCTGATGGGACAATTTACGTAGGCAGTTATGACAAAAACCTCTATGCAATCAATCCAGATGGTTCTGAAAAATGGCGTTTTCCTACCGGTGCCGAAGTCTTGAGCTCACCAGCAATTACAGCAGATGGAAACACTATATATTTTTCTTCGTGGGACCGAAAGCTCTATGCAGTTAACAAAAACAGCACACTGCTTTGGACATTTCCTATTGCGCTTAAATCTGGAAGCACTTCGTCTTCTCCTGCTATCGCTCCTGACGGTACAATCTACATAGGCTCGAATTACGGGACGCTCCATGCAATTTCTCCAGTTGGGACTGAGATTTGGCGATTTGAAACAGGTTCAGACATTCGCTCGTCGCCTGCAGTTAGTGCGGATGGTACGATATATTTTGGGACATGGGATGGCTACCTGTATGCTCTCAATCCAAACGGCACCCTAAAATGGCGGTTTCTTGCTAAAAGTGGCATTTATGCTTCCCCGGCGATTTCTGCAGATGGTACTGTTGTCGTTGACGCAACCGATGGTTATGTATATGGCGGCTTGAGGGGAACACCTCCTGCTGCCAATCCGCCGAGCAACCTCACGGCTGCCGCAATTTCTGAAACCCAAGTTCATCTTCAATGGCAAGATAACTCCAATAATGAATATGGCTTTAGAATTGAGCGGCGGCTTGTACCTAACCTTAACTTTACTTTGGTAGCAGTAGTTGGAGCTGGTGTTACCTCTTATGATGATTCTGGCGTTGGTAGTGGTTTGACATACTGCTATCGGGTATGTGCCTATCAGGAGGGCGGCAACTCTGGATACACAAACGAAGCGTGTGTTACTATGCCTGGATTGGCCGCGCCAACTGATTTGGTAGCAGTTGGTATATCAGAGTCAGAGGTTAGTCTCACTTGGAGAGATTGGTCTGCAACCGAGCTAGGCTTTGCAATTGAGCGAATGACGGGGCCAAATGGACATTTTCGCCAAATTGCAGTTGTTGGTCCTAACGTGACGTCTTATACCGACATGGGACTTGCTCGCGCAGAAACATATTACTACCGCATTCGGAGTTTTGACGCGATGAGATATTCTATATATTCCAACGAAGCATGGGCGCAAACCCATGGTATGGTTTTTTCCGACGTAACATTGGGCAATACCTCAAGGAAGCAGATGGCACTGACGTTTGATGCTGGAGTAACGCCAATCCGTCCCGGTTTGCTTGACATCTTAAGGCAGTATAAAGTCTATAGTACATTTTTCATCACTGGCAAAGTGGCCGAAGCCGAGCCGTGGAATGTTGTCCAAGCTGCAGTTGATGGGCACTACATCGGAAATCGCACGTACACCCATCCCAACCTCACAACCTGTAGCGATGAGGAAGTTATCTATCAACTTACGAAAACAGATGACGTGTTATATTCAATATGTGGCCACCATGCTAGGCCATATTTCAGAGCGCCGGGTCTCGATAGAGACGAGCGGGTACTTGCACTTGCGCAAAGCGTGGGTTATCGAGATATCGCATGCACAGCAGGTGGAGGGGACTTTGGTGGCTGGACTGTGGAGCAAATTATCAACAATACACTTAGCAATGCAAGAAATGGTTGCATTATGTTATACCACTGTAGCCCGGAAAACACGGAAATCGCCATGCCAACTATAATTACTGAGCTAAGAAATAGAGGCTACGAGCTTGTCACCGTTCCTGAGATACTTGCACCAGAAGTCGTCACAAGTCCAGCTGGCTTGATAAACCCTGGATGGAATCTGATTTCGATTCCTACCGAACCTGCCAACCCTAATCCTCTTGTCGTTTTTCGTAACGTGGAAATTGACGGTAATTTATACCGGTGGGATAAGGATTTTGTGAGCTACTTTTCCTTTGACTCATGGGATGTTGAAACATTCGGTACCATTAGTCCAGACGAAGGCTACTGGCTCTATACCACTACGCCGGTAATAATAAAGTGCGCAGGTGCCCAACCCTCAGCTGCTCGCCACATCAAACTTGCCCAGAAATCGCCATCTTCTGTTCAGTGGACGGTAATAGGCTATCCGTTTTCAATAGCTCAGCCGATAAGCAACTGCAGTGTAAATAATCCAAATGCTACGGACTCCAAAGAACGGCCAATTGCAGAGGCAGCGGCGTCTGGCTGGATTTTGAGCACATTTTGGTGGTGGGACTCGGCCTGTGGTTCTCTTCGAACAGTAGGCTTGCCGGATGATTGGCCTGACACAACGCAACTGGAGCCCTGGCGTGGTTATTGTGTTCAATCTTTTACAAATGGCTTGGATCTTATAATCCCAAAGCCATAA
- a CDS encoding ketose-bisphosphate aldolase, translating to MIVTTKELFQHAYGKYALGAYNINNAEQTMGLFRGNINSKAPFIIQISKGARSYTHKLLLEAMIRAANEIFPDAIFAVHLDHGDEETCYDCIESGFYSSVMIDASHLPFEDNVAVTKRVVEAAHAKGISVEAELGQLGGVEEDISVDEAKAHLTDPKQAAEFIERTGCDSLACAIGTSHGAFKFSGTQRLHFEVIEAIQKLVPGFPLVLHGSSSVPQEEVERINAAGGALKGAKGVDPSQYLPAAKLGVCKINIDTDGRLVWTRVHREFFRDHPEVFDFRPIGKIFMEEYAKFIASRNELLGSAGQLEAVRAALKK from the coding sequence ATGATTGTCACAACAAAAGAACTTTTCCAACACGCATATGGCAAGTATGCCCTTGGCGCCTACAACATTAACAACGCTGAACAGACGATGGGCCTTTTTAGAGGCAACATAAACTCCAAAGCCCCGTTCATTATTCAAATTTCGAAGGGCGCAAGGTCATACACCCACAAGCTTTTGCTTGAAGCCATGATTCGTGCAGCAAACGAAATCTTCCCTGACGCAATTTTTGCGGTTCATCTCGATCACGGCGATGAAGAGACATGCTATGATTGCATAGAATCCGGCTTCTACTCTTCGGTAATGATTGATGCAAGCCACCTGCCATTCGAAGATAACGTTGCTGTCACCAAGCGAGTTGTAGAAGCAGCCCACGCAAAGGGCATCAGCGTTGAGGCTGAGCTCGGCCAACTAGGTGGAGTGGAAGAAGACATCAGTGTCGACGAGGCGAAAGCTCACTTAACCGACCCGAAGCAGGCGGCCGAATTTATCGAGCGGACTGGCTGCGACAGCCTAGCATGCGCAATCGGTACAAGCCATGGAGCCTTCAAGTTCTCGGGCACTCAAAGGCTCCACTTCGAGGTCATCGAAGCAATACAGAAGCTAGTTCCTGGCTTCCCATTGGTTTTGCATGGTTCATCCTCCGTACCTCAAGAAGAAGTAGAGCGAATCAACGCAGCTGGTGGAGCATTAAAAGGAGCAAAAGGCGTAGACCCAAGCCAATATTTACCAGCAGCCAAGCTAGGTGTATGCAAGATTAACATTGACACTGACGGCCGTCTGGTATGGACAAGGGTGCACCGAGAGTTCTTCCGCGACCATCCTGAGGTCTTCGACTTCCGTCCAATTGGCAAGATTTTCATGGAAGAATACGCAAAATTCATAGCTAGCCGAAATGAGCTTTTGGGCTCTGCTGGCCAGCTCGAAGCCGTACGCGCAGCTTTGAAAAAGTAA
- a CDS encoding cupin domain-containing protein → MPVIRTSEKPMGEGNRPEWCKVTSAGIFGVPRENGRFDCHFHDCDEYWLIFQGKAKVMSEGHEYYVKPGDIVCTRAGDEHDVIEVYEDLWAFWFEDATPKGGRIGHLHKDEEKSKGHPVPAKPLPSDFPT, encoded by the coding sequence ATGCCAGTAATCCGCACGTCTGAGAAACCAATGGGTGAGGGAAACCGACCTGAGTGGTGCAAAGTTACAAGTGCCGGGATATTCGGCGTCCCTCGAGAAAATGGAAGATTTGATTGTCACTTTCATGACTGCGATGAATATTGGCTTATATTTCAGGGTAAGGCAAAAGTAATGTCCGAAGGGCATGAGTATTATGTCAAACCTGGAGATATTGTTTGCACCCGTGCTGGCGACGAACACGACGTTATAGAAGTTTACGAGGATTTATGGGCATTTTGGTTTGAAGACGCCACTCCAAAAGGAGGACGCATTGGCCACCTTCATAAGGATGAAGAAAAAAGCAAAGGCCACCCAGTGCCTGCCAAACCATTGCCAAGTGACTTTCCAACATAA
- a CDS encoding DegT/DnrJ/EryC1/StrS family aminotransferase codes for MELLGEVIRSGQLGALNGPFTTRFEAEFAAMIGAKFGIAMNCAMSVLHASVICAGAGAGTEVICDPVFIFGALASLYNNAIPKFVDIDPDRHTLDPSKLEEVINERTKAVIVTHAWGLPADMDPIMEIARRHNLLVIEDIAHAILAKYKGRYTGTLGDIGSFSFQASKQVSLGDGGMATTNNEELAKKLDLHAGAPTFYSVAYGLHYNYRMNELTSAVGIAQLEKLPKLIEGLKANAKYFDQAIADCKWLSPQCAPNAESTYHFWAANFRGEEYGLSLEEFRMAIEESKCGINVGYTGMPAYKHPVIKDRLAHAFHCGSVKEKVEYPDGLCPIAEKAIPRMVLAYTLVPEDTAKASAEKLHTVIEKLQG; via the coding sequence ATGGAACTCCTGGGCGAGGTTATTCGCTCAGGACAGCTTGGAGCGCTGAATGGGCCGTTTACCACGCGCTTTGAAGCCGAATTTGCCGCGATGATTGGCGCAAAGTTCGGCATAGCAATGAACTGCGCCATGAGTGTGCTACATGCGTCGGTCATATGTGCAGGTGCAGGAGCAGGAACTGAAGTAATCTGCGACCCTGTGTTTATATTTGGGGCGCTAGCTAGTCTTTATAACAACGCAATCCCCAAGTTTGTTGACATAGACCCGGATAGACATACTCTCGATCCATCGAAGCTAGAAGAGGTAATCAACGAACGAACAAAAGCTGTTATAGTGACACATGCCTGGGGCCTTCCTGCGGACATGGACCCAATCATGGAAATTGCGCGCCGGCATAATCTTCTTGTGATTGAAGACATTGCCCACGCTATTCTAGCAAAATACAAAGGCCGGTACACCGGCACACTCGGAGATATAGGCTCATTCAGCTTCCAAGCAAGTAAGCAGGTGTCGCTAGGCGATGGCGGAATGGCAACAACAAACAATGAGGAACTAGCTAAGAAGCTTGATCTCCATGCCGGCGCGCCAACGTTCTACTCAGTCGCATACGGCTTGCACTATAACTATCGAATGAACGAGCTGACATCTGCTGTTGGAATTGCACAGTTAGAGAAACTTCCCAAACTCATAGAAGGTCTAAAGGCAAACGCAAAGTACTTCGACCAAGCCATCGCCGATTGCAAATGGCTTTCCCCACAATGTGCACCGAACGCCGAGTCCACATACCATTTCTGGGCAGCTAATTTTAGGGGCGAAGAGTATGGCCTCAGCCTGGAAGAGTTCCGCATGGCAATTGAGGAGTCAAAATGCGGAATAAATGTGGGTTATACAGGGATGCCAGCATATAAACACCCAGTAATAAAAGACCGTCTTGCCCATGCGTTTCACTGTGGTAGCGTAAAGGAAAAGGTCGAGTACCCAGATGGCCTCTGCCCAATTGCAGAAAAGGCTATACCACGAATGGTTTTAGCCTACACCCTAGTACCTGAGGACACTGCTAAAGCCTCGGCTGAAAAGTTACATACTGTAATCGAGAAACTACAAGGCTAA
- the raiA gene encoding ribosome-associated translation inhibitor RaiA — translation MRVTVKGKNMEVTDALQRYAKKKIEKLGKYFSEIKEAIVTQSVQRNWHIVEVMLEGDGIVLRGEERSDNMYASIDQVVEKLEKQIKRFKGKLYDRVHEEPPKEIIKAVAEEEEEEILVEEEEEAPEIVRTKKFALKPMLPEEAALQMELLNHDFFVFLNADTNAINVLYKRKDGHYGLIEP, via the coding sequence ATGCGAGTAACCGTCAAAGGGAAAAACATGGAAGTGACGGACGCCCTGCAGAGGTATGCGAAAAAAAAGATAGAAAAGCTTGGCAAATATTTCAGCGAAATTAAAGAAGCAATCGTCACACAAAGCGTGCAACGCAACTGGCACATTGTCGAGGTTATGCTCGAGGGTGATGGCATAGTCCTCCGAGGCGAAGAGCGCTCAGACAACATGTACGCATCTATAGACCAAGTTGTTGAAAAACTAGAAAAGCAAATCAAGCGATTCAAAGGCAAGCTTTACGACCGCGTGCATGAAGAACCCCCAAAGGAAATAATCAAGGCAGTTGCCGAAGAGGAAGAAGAAGAGATCCTGGTAGAAGAGGAAGAAGAGGCGCCAGAGATTGTACGAACGAAGAAGTTCGCGCTCAAACCGATGCTTCCCGAGGAAGCCGCACTACAAATGGAGCTATTAAACCACGACTTCTTCGTATTTCTCAACGCCGATACAAATGCAATTAACGTCTTATATAAACGAAAAGATGGACACTATGGTTTAATCGAACCTTAA